AGAGGGTGAGCCAGCCGGTGCTCAGGCCCCAAATGGCGGTGGCGGCACCGGCCAGGACAATGGCCACCACGCACCACTCGAAGGTGTTGAAGATGCGTTCCTTCTTCCACAAACGGGTGCCGACATACGGAATAAGTCCCGGTACCACGGCCAATGCGCCGAGTAGGACGTAGACGAGGTCGGCCGCATAAATTAGCCACAGGGAGTAGATAAACGCGAGCAAAGAAATGACCAAGTGCTTGCGGTTATCCTTGCGGCTTACCTCTGGTCCAGAAAGATCGAACTTGATACCTGCCTGCGGGTGAGACAGCCCCTTGCCCCGCAGTGCCAAGAGCAAAAGGTACAGGGAAGAAAAGATATAGGGCAGCAAGTACATGATGGTTGCCAGCTGCACCATGGCGTTATAAGACGCCTCGTTGAGGTAGAAGACGATGATGAACAGCTGGATGGCCATCGTGGAAATCAGTTGCGCTACCCACGGTGCACCAGCCACGTTAATGGTGCCGATGCGGCGGGGAATGAGGCCGTCGATGGCCATCATTACGATGGGCTCGGCGCACAACATCTGCCAGGAGACATAGGCACCCAAAACCGACAAGCACAGTCCAATAGACACCAGCGCGCCGCCCCAGGGTCCGATGACCTCGGTGAGCACGGAGGCCATGGAATTATCCGGCAATGCGGCCAATTCTTCTTTGCTCATCACGCCAAAGCTCAAGGTAGACACGGAAACCAGCAGTGCCAGCACGGAGAAAAAACCGATGACGGTCGCGCGGCCGACGTCGGTGCGCTTAGAAGCCTGCTTGGAATAAACGGATGCGCCCTCCACGCCAATGAAGACCCACACGGTAAAGAGCATGATTCCCTGGACCTGCTCAAAGACGCTGGCCTCGGAAGCGCGTCCCCAGAAATCCAAGGTGAATTTATCCCAGCTGAACCCGAGGAAAGCAATGAGAACCACAAAGGCCAGGATGGGCACAATCTTGGCAATTGTGGTGATGAGGTTCATGAACGCGGCCTGCTTAATGCCGCGGGCAAGTACCGCAAAAATGCCCCAGGATAGGAGGGAGACGGCGATGGCGGAGGTCCAGTAATGGTCGGCGTCGAAAAGCGGCAGGTAATGGCCCAAGGTATTGAAAAAGAGGGTGGCATAACCCACTTGCGCCATAACGGAGCCCAGCCAGTAGCCCCAGCCGGAGGTAAAACCAATAAAATCGCCGAGGCCGGCACGCACGTAGGAATAAACGCCAGAATCAAGGTGCGGCTTGCGGCGGGCCAGAATCTGAAAAACAAACGCCACGGAAAGCATGCCGATGCCCGCCACCAGCCAGCCAATGAGCATCGCGCCTGGGCCGGCAACGGAAGCGATGTTTTGGGGCAGCGAGAAAATGCCCGCGCCCACGGTGGAACCGATAATCAGCGCGACGAGGGTCCACAACGTCACGGAGTGGGATCTATTCTGGCTGGAGGTCATTGGCCTAAAATACCTTGAATAGCCCCATAATGGGAACTCGGGCTAGACTTTGTGCACATGACTGTGCTGTTGCTCGATGAACGCTGGCCCACCATGATCCCCATGCAGGCATACGGGAAGCTGCGTGGCCCCGTCCACTTCACGGGTGAGGTACCCGTGTCCGTACGGTGGAATTTTTCCGATCTGCTGGTAGGCGAGGACGCCACCGGCACCTTGGTAAGCACCGACGAACACGATCCGGACACTCGCGCCCGCCTCGCTAGCGGCGAGTCCGTCATTCGCGCCGAATCCCTCGCAGATCCCATCATGCAGGCGCGCCAGACCATGGCCACGGCGCGGCGCATCGGGGAGTGGGAGCGCGAGCAAACCCATATCTCACTCTTGCCTTATCTTGAGGAGGAATCCGCCGAATTCGCCGCGGCCGTGCGCAGCCGCGAACCGGAAAGCGAGATGCTTAAGGAATTGGGGGATATCTTCCTCCAGGTGCTCTTCCATGCGGAAATCTCTACCTTTTCGCTTGACGACGTCGCCCAGAGCTTCCTCACCAAAATGCGCGCCCGCGCCCCATATCTCTTTGATGGCACCACGGAGATTGTCGACGTTGACACGCAAGAGAGGCTGTGGCGCGAAGGCAAGGGAATGTAGGATGGCTTCTCATGAAGAGGCTGCTGCAGATATTCGGGGGCTGCGGGGTGGCCGTAGCCGTGATCATCGCGTTGGTGGCATGGCTGTTGACGGGGCACGGCACTTCACAGGAGCCCGTACCGGAGAACATTCCGCCCGTTGAAGGCAAAGAGGTCGCGCATATTGACGTCAATGCCCCCGGCCGCACCGCGGATAAGCTTACCTATTGGGCCTCTGACCTAGCTGAGCAGACTGGGATCCCACCGGCCGCCCTGCGCGCTTATGGCAACGCCGAACTCATCGCTCAGCAAAAATGGCCGAATTGCCATCTGCGCTGGAATACCCTTGCCGGCCTGGGCTACGTGGAGACCCGCCACGGCACCTACAACGGCAATTGGTTTAAGCCCTCCAAGCTTGACGACGCCGGCTACCCCCAACCACCCATCAACGGCATCGCGCTCGATGGCCTGAACAATACGGCGCACACTCCAGATACCGATAATGGCGACATCGATGGGGATTCCGAATATGACCGCGCCGTCGGCCCAATGCAATTTATCCCCACCACATGGGAATCGGTGGGCGCCGATGCTAACGGCGATGGGAAGGCAGATCCCAATCAGATTGACGATGCCGCAGTAGGCGCTGCCGGACTTTTATGCTTTGGTGATAGAGATCTCTCTGACCCAGATCAGTGGCGGGAAGCAGTCCTAAATTACAACCAGTCCAGCGAGTATTTGCATAAAGTTGCACACGCCGCCAATGCCTACTCGGTTCCGCAAAGTGCCAAGTAGCGTCACACAGCAAAGTTTTCTGCAACAATTGACTACGTAGCTGGGCCGGCTGGTCCAGAGCGAACTTATTATGAGGAGTGAAAATACAGCATGGCTGATATCATCCACACTTTCGCCCGCGAAATTCTTGATTCCCGTGGCAACCCAACCGTCGAGGCCGAGGTCTTCCTTGACGACGGCGCCCGCGGTGTTGCCGGCGTTCCTTCCGGTGCTTCTACCGGTGTACACGAGGCTCACGAGCTGCGCGACGGTGGCGAGCGCTACCAGGGTAAGGGCGTTCTGAAGGCTGTTGAGAACATCAACGAGAAGATTGCCGACGAAATTGCTGGTTTCGAAGCTGACGACCAGCGCCTCATTGACCAGGCACTGATTAAGCTGGACGGTACCGATAACAAGTCCGAGCTCGGCGCTAACGCCATCCTGGGCGTTTCCATCGCCGCAGCCAAGGCTGCCGCAGAGTCCGCTGCACTGCCTCTTTACCGCTACATTGGCGGCCCGAATGCACACGTACTGCCAGTGCCAATGATGAACATCCTCAACGGCGGCGCACACGCTGACTCCGGCGTGGACGTCCAGGAATTCATGATCGCTCCGATTGGTGCGGAGTCCTTCGCCGAGGCTCTTCGCATGGGCGCCGAGGTCTACCACGCACTGAAGGCAGTGCTAAAGGACAAGGGCTTGTCCACTGGTCTGGGCGACGAGGGTGGCTTCGCACCGTCCGTTGACTCCACCAAGGCTGCTCTCGACGTCATCGTGGACGCCATCAAGAAGGCAGGCTTCGAGCCCGGCAAGGACGTAGCCCTGGCACTCGACGTTGCTTCCTCCGAGTTCTTCAAGGACGGCAAGTATCACTTCGAGGGTGGCGAGCACACCGCTGAAGAAATGTGCAAGGTCTACGAGGGCCTCATTGACGAGTACCCGATCGTCTCCATCGAGGACCCACTGCAGGAAGACGACTGGGATGGCTACACCACCCTGACTGCCGCTATTGGCGAAAAGGTGCAGATCGTCGGCGATGACTTCTTCGTCACCAACCCTGCTCGCCTGCAGGAAGGCATTGAGAAGAAGGCCGCTAACGCTCTGCTGGTAAAGGTCAACCAGATCGGCACCCTGACCGAGACCTTCGACGCGGTCGAGCTGGCTCACCGCAACGGCTACCGCACCATGATGTCCCACCGCTCCGGTGAGACCGAGGACACCACCATTGCAGACTTGGCTGTTGCTCTGAACTGCGGCCAGATCAAGACCGGTGCACCGGCTCGTTCCGAGCGCGTAGCTAAGTACAACCAGCTGCTGCGCATCGAGCAGGAGCTTGGCGACGGCGCAGTTTACGCCGGCCGCTCCGCATTCCCGCGCTTTAAGGCTTAATCGCCTCCTTTCGCAGCGCCCTCGCATTGCCGCGGGGGCGCTTTCGCATGTCTAGGTATTGTTGCCAAGTTTGCTTCCAATTCATGGTCCGCGGTGCTAAAGGCCCTTGAGCACGGTCAATTTCGAAGGTGCCGTCCGAAAAGAGCCACGCAACGTCTCCAGTGATGGGATCCATTATGTAGCGTGCCCTACCATCGGTCTTCACATTGTGGTGGTGCTGACAAAGGGTGATAAGATTATCGACACTCGTCGGTCCGCCGTCGGCATACTCCACCCGATGATCAAGCTGGCAGTAATGCGCCGGCATGGAACACCCCGGCCAACGGCACGTGGCATCGCGACCGTGAACCCATGTCCTGATTTGTTCGGTGGGAACGTAGGAGGATGTTTCTTCTGGGCACAGCTCGCGAGTCATCGAGTAAGTGCTTAAATGCTCCGTAAGAACGCACCATCCCGCCGAAGGTATGTATACCCGAGAAGCATCGTCGCCTGCTGCATAGGTGTTGATAACTACTTTTGTCTGGGTGCGATTAAAGATCAGCGCTTCCAAAGCCTCTGGCTTGGTGATGTTGTTCTTTCGCGCTGCTTTATCGATGTGCCGTGAAATAGCACTGGCGGTTGCTTTATCCGTTTTCAGGGTGATGGTGGCTTGGCCTTTGGAATAAGAAATGGAAACGGAGCGCTCGATTTCCTTCTCAATATCTGGCTTGAGAATTCCGTCGATGTAGTCGCGCAAGAATCTACGGATTTCAGATTCCGTGGGGACATGTTGGGCAGGTTCCTTTGGGGTGAGGAAGTCTGCAAGGGCGGCATCGACTAGTTGGATGCCCTCGGCGTTGTCGCCAAGCGGGGCAAGCTCGGCATCAATAACGTGCAGCCGCGGGAGGTCAAGAATCCAATGTTCGGTCTGCACCGCCGTGGTTAACGGCAACTCACGCATGCGCAGGTGAGAGCGCAGCGCGGATAAGACGCGCCAGTAGCTCAAGCCCACCCGCTTAGCTAAAGCAGTGGTAGTGCATTCGACATCGTCTTCTAATCGTGGAAGCACGGATTGGTATAGCTGCCAGGATTGAATGCGTTGGAGCATGCCTAAAACGCAAACCGTATCGTCGAGGTTATTGGTAGAAAAATAAGCTTTCTTTGGCGGTGCGTCGCTGCCTGTCACGGAAAGTTCCCCCTCTAGAATAAATCGCACACCCAATCGAATTTCTGCCCCTAGTATAAGTCGTCTTTCCGGCGTGTGCAAGGGGCAAAACGAAAGAGTGTGCGAAATGTTTGGGGTCTAATAGCTGAATACGTTGTCAGCTACTGCTTCGAGTTCCTTATCGTCATATTTGTCACCGCAGGTGGCTAGGGAACCCACGCCAGCCATGTACATGGTAAAAAGCTTGTCTAGGACGGGAGAAGCCGCTGATATTTCAAGCTTTTCGTAGACGGGAGCGTATTTCCTATCGAACTCCTCAAGGCTAGGGACGAGTTCTTCAAATGCGCTGTCGCCATGGGTTAGCAAATACTTGGCGTCGTCCAGGATCTGATCGTTTTCGCAGGCAACAGCACCAGCCTTCTTCAGGGTCGTGGCATTGACCTCGTAGCTTTTAGGGCCGTCTTCCTCTTCGGAAGCCCCAGCGCCGAACACATCCAAGTAAAAGTCCGGGATCGTGCCGTGTTCTTTTATGTGGTAAATGAAGCCGCTTTTGGTATTGAGGTCGTGGTTTCTGCTTGTGGTGGTGGGGGTTTCGCTGCTGGTAGGGCTTTCGCTAGTGGGGGATTCCGCTTCGGTGGCTGCTTCTTCTTTGTGGTCGGTCGAGCTGCACCCGGTAAGTAGGGTGCCTACGGCGGCTAGGAGGAGGAGACGCTTGAGGGGCATAGCTATTCCTTAAGTAGGGAATCTGGTTCGAGGTTCTAGCTGGAATGGATGGACTCAGCGACCTTTTCCAGTTCCTCATCGCTGAATTCATCGCCGCAAGCCATCACGGCACCGAGTGAGGTCATCGCTGCAGCCATGATCTTGTCATTGTCTGGTGCGTCATCGGGGATGTTCAGTGCTTCAAAAACTTCACGGTATTTGTCATCAGAGCCGCTGACTGATGACATAACAGCTTCCCCAAATTTGTCGGTGTTTCCTCGGAAATATTCCTTTGAAATGTCGAGCAGCTCGTCATTCTTGCAGGTAGCTTCGCCGGCCTTCTTTACGGAATCCGCGTTGGTTTCAAAGGTCTCGGGCTGATCGTCACCCTCGAGCTGGTCGGCATCGTGGTTAATGTAATCATCCGGCAGGGTTTTGTACTCCTTGAGATAGTCGGCCATGCCGTCTTTGGTGTTTAGGTCGTAGCCGTCACCGTAGACGGGGTATTCGCCGTCTTGGGCGGAGGGGCTGCAGCTGGCAAGGAATAGGGTTGCGGTGAGAACGGGGAGGAGGCGCTTGAGGGACATGAAACTTCCTTCCTGGGAGGGAGAATTTCTTTTAGTGTATCCAAATTGCGCGTGCCACGTCCCTGTTACAGGAGTGACGGCGCTAGGATTAAAGGCCTATGGCACGCGAAAAGAAGAGGCAGCGAAACCGGAGCCGCACTAAGGTTCCGGTGGCCTCGCGTGCTGCGGATATCCGCAAAGCTCAGCGTGCACAACTGAGGCAGAAGCAGAAGCCGGACCGGATGAGCATTGCCGGAGTGGGCGTGATCGTTGCCATCGTGCTCGTGGTTTTGTTTGCTATCGCCATTCCGCTGCGCAATTACTACCACGGCCGGTCCGAAATTGCCCGCCTCAATGAGTCAATCGCCGCCAAGCAGGATGAGAAAGCTGCTTTGCTGGAGAAGATTGATAGATATAAATCCGATGAGTACATCAAGCAGGAGGCGCGGCGCCGATTCGGGGTCGTCGATGAGGGCGAGACCGCCTACCGCATCATTGACCCGCAGATAAAGCCGGATGACCAGCTCACTACAGATGGTCAGAAGGAAGAAGATTCCCGCGAATGGTACGAGGTTTTGTGGGATTCCGTGGCTGAGCCCCCTGAGGAGGAAGCTCCATCCGAGCAGGTAAATCATCTTCCGATTGAGCCGGCGCCGGAAGAGAATCCAGATGTGCGATAATTGTCCGCATGACCGTCACTGATGCAGATATCGCTGTAGTAACTGAGCAATTGGGCCGCACTCCACGCGGGGTCCTAGAGGTTTCTTATCGCACGCCGGATGGGCAGCCCGCGGTAATTAAGACGGCGCCCAAGCTTGCCGACGGCACCCCATTCCCCACCCTCTACTACCTCACCGACCCACGGCTTACTGCCGAAGCCTCACGCTTGGAGGTTGCCCACGTTATGAAGTGGATGGAGGCCCGCTTGGGTGAGGACGAGGAATTGGCTGCCGACTATCAGCGCGCCCACGAATACTTCTTGGCCAAGCGCAATGACATCGAAGACCTTGGCACCGATTTCTCCGGTGGCGGCATGCCCGATCGGGTCAAATGTCTGCATGTGCTCATCGCATACGCGCTTGCTGAAGGTCCACAGCATTTCCGTTTGGGAACTGAAGCGGTTGCCATGGCTGCTGACCACGGCAAGCTTCGAGGCTCTGCCATCCCGCAGGATTGGCCCAGCGTCGAGGATCTGGGGATTGACTTGGCCCAGTTCGATTTCTCTAACGCGGAATAGGAGGGCTGCTATGACTCGCGTTGCTGCGATTGATTGCGGTACCAATTCGATTCGCTTGCTCATCTCTGAGATTCAGGATGACGGAAAGGTCCGCGATATTACCCGCACCATGGAGATCATCCGCCTAGGAGAGGGAGTCGATGCCACTGGCGAAATTGCCCCTGCGGCCCTAGACCGCGCCCGCGTGGCCTTGGAAGGCTACGTACGCCAGATGAAGTTTGAGAAGGTCACCCGCGTGCGGATGGTCGCTACCTCCGCTACTCGCGATGCCAAGAATCAACAGGAATTCTTCGACATGACCGCTGAGTTGCTCGGCCAAATTCAGCCTGGCGCACAGGCTGAGGTCGTTTCGGGCGAGGAAGAGGCTCTGTTGTCCTTTAATGGCGCCGTGGCCGATGTGGAGCCAGACCGCGGGCCATTCTGTGTCATCGACCTGGGCGGCGGTTCGACCGAGTTCGTCGTCGGCACTGCCGATGGCGATATCTTGGGCACCCACTCTGCCCGCATGGGGTGCGTCAGGCTAACCGAACGCATTATGCGTACCGATCCGCCTACCGAGTCGGAGATTGAGATCGCTTCCGAGTACGTCGGCGAGCGCACGGCGGAAGTGGAGAAGATAGTACCTATTTCTAAGGCCCGTACCATCGTCGGATGCGCAGGCACCTTCACCACTCTTTCTGCATTGGCTCAGGGCCTTGAGCGCTACGACGCCGATGCCATTCACGGGTCTGAGCTCCGCTTCGATGCCCTGCGCGTGCTTTTGCAGCAGCTTATTGGCCTGCCTTCCGACGTCCGCGCCCTCAACCCCGTCATTCACCCCGGCCGTGCCGACGTCATTGGCGGTGGGGCGGTAGCCGTCGAAGGCATCATGCAGCTTATCGAGCGCAATTGCGATGCGCGCAGCTTTTTCATCAGTGAAAAGGACATTCTCGACGGCATTATCGCTGGTCTGGCTGCGGAGGGTACCCCTCGTTAACTCCCGCAGGGTGAGGTGGCCTAAAATATTCCTTGCCCTTGGCCCCCATAGCCCAATCGGCAGAGGCAGTCGACTTAAAATCGATTCAGTGTGGGTTCGAGTCCCACTGGGGGCACCATGTGAAGTCTCGAGACATCGTTCCGGTCGGTGTCTCGAGATTCTTCGTTTTCAGTTGCCCCGTTGGGGGCTGAGTTCGTTGTCTTTCTTGTTGTAGTAGATCTTTTCTTCGGTGAGTGTGTAGGCGGCGATTTGTGCCCCGGTGGCGGTTATTTTGATGTCTACGCGGTTGTCGACGCAGACCATTGTGATGGGTTGTCCGCCCCATCTGCGTCCGATGTAGAGGCGGCGTAGTTTGCCGCCCCATCGCAGGGTTGTCTTGCCGTTGGTGCCTACTTTGTCGGTGCGTAGTCGGTAGTCGCGGTCTGGTTTGATTTCTGTTGGATGCGCTTTTGGTAGGGCTGTATAGGCTTCTGCGGGGGTGGTTCTGTTTAGGGCTCTATGGGGGCGTTTGTAGTTGTAGTATCCGATGATTTCTTTCAGCTGAGCGTTGAGTTCATCGAGGTTGTGAGCTGGTGTTTTATTCAAAAGGGCTAGTTTAAGGGTGCAGTGGAAGCGTTCGACTTTTCCTTGGGTTTGGGGGTGGTAGGGTTTGCCGTTTTTCTGCTTGATTCCTAGGTCGATGAGTAGTTGCTCGAAGCCGTTTCGTGCGGGGTTTGTCCGATCGGCGCTGGTTGTGAATGCTCGGCCGTTGTCGGTGAGGGTGGATTGCGGAAAGCCGTGTATTTGCCCTGCGTTAATAAAACTTTCCATGACGTTTGCCACGGTAGCGTTGTTGTAGGCGTGGCACGAGATGATGAACCGGGAATGGTCATCCAAGATGGTGAGGATGACTACGCGCTTGTGTCCTGCGATGGTCCAGTCACTGTAGTCCATTTGCCATGTTTCGTTAGGTTGATCGGCTTGGAATCGTGTCCATGAGCTGCGGGGACGCTTTTGTGGCTGTGGTGTGACGTGACCGTTGTTTGCCAGAACTCGGTGGATTGTTGACGGTGCTGGTGGCGGATCGATTCCATCTTGTTGTAGGTGCCATCGAATGGTGTGGGCACCGGCATCGGTACCGCGTTTTGTGAGGTCTTGGCGCAGTTGAAGGATGCGGTCAACAGTACTGGGATCGAGTGCTCGAGGATTCGTGCGAGGGCGTCTAGATCGTGGTTCTAGCGCCTTGATTCCGCCGTCTCGGTAGCGGGCTTGAAGTGTTCGGATCCATCGTGTGCTGACATTGAAGTGTTCAGCTGCTTCGACCTGGGTCATACCGGTGGCGAGCATGGTTTCGATGATGATTTTTGGGCTTGGTTTTGAGCTCTTCTCCATTTTTAAAGCATGGAGGATCGATGTCTCGACAC
This genomic stretch from Corynebacterium tuberculostearicum harbors:
- a CDS encoding HNH endonuclease signature motif containing protein, with the protein product MLQRIQSWQLYQSVLPRLEDDVECTTTALAKRVGLSYWRVLSALRSHLRMRELPLTTAVQTEHWILDLPRLHVIDAELAPLGDNAEGIQLVDAALADFLTPKEPAQHVPTESEIRRFLRDYIDGILKPDIEKEIERSVSISYSKGQATITLKTDKATASAISRHIDKAARKNNITKPEALEALIFNRTQTKVVINTYAAGDDASRVYIPSAGWCVLTEHLSTYSMTRELCPEETSSYVPTEQIRTWVHGRDATCRWPGCSMPAHYCQLDHRVEYADGGPTSVDNLITLCQHHHNVKTDGRARYIMDPITGDVAWLFSDGTFEIDRAQGPLAPRTMNWKQTWQQYLDMRKRPRGNARALRKEAIKP
- the eno gene encoding phosphopyruvate hydratase, whose product is MADIIHTFAREILDSRGNPTVEAEVFLDDGARGVAGVPSGASTGVHEAHELRDGGERYQGKGVLKAVENINEKIADEIAGFEADDQRLIDQALIKLDGTDNKSELGANAILGVSIAAAKAAAESAALPLYRYIGGPNAHVLPVPMMNILNGGAHADSGVDVQEFMIAPIGAESFAEALRMGAEVYHALKAVLKDKGLSTGLGDEGGFAPSVDSTKAALDVIVDAIKKAGFEPGKDVALALDVASSEFFKDGKYHFEGGEHTAEEMCKVYEGLIDEYPIVSIEDPLQEDDWDGYTTLTAAIGEKVQIVGDDFFVTNPARLQEGIEKKAANALLVKVNQIGTLTETFDAVELAHRNGYRTMMSHRSGETEDTTIADLAVALNCGQIKTGAPARSERVAKYNQLLRIEQELGDGAVYAGRSAFPRFKA
- a CDS encoding MazG nucleotide pyrophosphohydrolase domain-containing protein encodes the protein MTVLLLDERWPTMIPMQAYGKLRGPVHFTGEVPVSVRWNFSDLLVGEDATGTLVSTDEHDPDTRARLASGESVIRAESLADPIMQARQTMATARRIGEWEREQTHISLLPYLEEESAEFAAAVRSREPESEMLKELGDIFLQVLFHAEISTFSLDDVAQSFLTKMRARAPYLFDGTTEIVDVDTQERLWREGKGM
- a CDS encoding lytic transglycosylase domain-containing protein codes for the protein MKRLLQIFGGCGVAVAVIIALVAWLLTGHGTSQEPVPENIPPVEGKEVAHIDVNAPGRTADKLTYWASDLAEQTGIPPAALRAYGNAELIAQQKWPNCHLRWNTLAGLGYVETRHGTYNGNWFKPSKLDDAGYPQPPINGIALDGLNNTAHTPDTDNGDIDGDSEYDRAVGPMQFIPTTWESVGADANGDGKADPNQIDDAAVGAAGLLCFGDRDLSDPDQWREAVLNYNQSSEYLHKVAHAANAYSVPQSAK
- a CDS encoding Ppx/GppA phosphatase family protein; amino-acid sequence: MTRVAAIDCGTNSIRLLISEIQDDGKVRDITRTMEIIRLGEGVDATGEIAPAALDRARVALEGYVRQMKFEKVTRVRMVATSATRDAKNQQEFFDMTAELLGQIQPGAQAEVVSGEEEALLSFNGAVADVEPDRGPFCVIDLGGGSTEFVVGTADGDILGTHSARMGCVRLTERIMRTDPPTESEIEIASEYVGERTAEVEKIVPISKARTIVGCAGTFTTLSALAQGLERYDADAIHGSELRFDALRVLLQQLIGLPSDVRALNPVIHPGRADVIGGGAVAVEGIMQLIERNCDARSFFISEKDILDGIIAGLAAEGTPR
- a CDS encoding FtsB family cell division protein, which encodes MAREKKRQRNRSRTKVPVASRAADIRKAQRAQLRQKQKPDRMSIAGVGVIVAIVLVVLFAIAIPLRNYYHGRSEIARLNESIAAKQDEKAALLEKIDRYKSDEYIKQEARRRFGVVDEGETAYRIIDPQIKPDDQLTTDGQKEEDSREWYEVLWDSVAEPPEEEAPSEQVNHLPIEPAPEENPDVR
- a CDS encoding DUF501 domain-containing protein, producing the protein MTVTDADIAVVTEQLGRTPRGVLEVSYRTPDGQPAVIKTAPKLADGTPFPTLYYLTDPRLTAEASRLEVAHVMKWMEARLGEDEELAADYQRAHEYFLAKRNDIEDLGTDFSGGGMPDRVKCLHVLIAYALAEGPQHFRLGTEAVAMAADHGKLRGSAIPQDWPSVEDLGIDLAQFDFSNAE
- a CDS encoding ribonuclease, whose protein sequence is MSLKRLLPVLTATLFLASCSPSAQDGEYPVYGDGYDLNTKDGMADYLKEYKTLPDDYINHDADQLEGDDQPETFETNADSVKKAGEATCKNDELLDISKEYFRGNTDKFGEAVMSSVSGSDDKYREVFEALNIPDDAPDNDKIMAAAMTSLGAVMACGDEFSDEELEKVAESIHSS
- a CDS encoding amino acid permease codes for the protein MTSSQNRSHSVTLWTLVALIIGSTVGAGIFSLPQNIASVAGPGAMLIGWLVAGIGMLSVAFVFQILARRKPHLDSGVYSYVRAGLGDFIGFTSGWGYWLGSVMAQVGYATLFFNTLGHYLPLFDADHYWTSAIAVSLLSWGIFAVLARGIKQAAFMNLITTIAKIVPILAFVVLIAFLGFSWDKFTLDFWGRASEASVFEQVQGIMLFTVWVFIGVEGASVYSKQASKRTDVGRATVIGFFSVLALLVSVSTLSFGVMSKEELAALPDNSMASVLTEVIGPWGGALVSIGLCLSVLGAYVSWQMLCAEPIVMMAIDGLIPRRIGTINVAGAPWVAQLISTMAIQLFIIVFYLNEASYNAMVQLATIMYLLPYIFSSLYLLLLALRGKGLSHPQAGIKFDLSGPEVSRKDNRKHLVISLLAFIYSLWLIYAADLVYVLLGALAVVPGLIPYVGTRLWKKERIFNTFEWCVVAIVLAGAATAIWGLSTGWLTL
- a CDS encoding IS481 family transposase — protein: MEKSSKPSPKIIIETMLATGMTQVEAAEHFNVSTRWIRTLQARYRDGGIKALEPRSRRPRTNPRALDPSTVDRILQLRQDLTKRGTDAGAHTIRWHLQQDGIDPPPAPSTIHRVLANNGHVTPQPQKRPRSSWTRFQADQPNETWQMDYSDWTIAGHKRVVILTILDDHSRFIISCHAYNNATVANVMESFINAGQIHGFPQSTLTDNGRAFTTSADRTNPARNGFEQLLIDLGIKQKNGKPYHPQTQGKVERFHCTLKLALLNKTPAHNLDELNAQLKEIIGYYNYKRPHRALNRTTPAEAYTALPKAHPTEIKPDRDYRLRTDKVGTNGKTTLRWGGKLRRLYIGRRWGGQPITMVCVDNRVDIKITATGAQIAAYTLTEEKIYYNKKDNELSPQRGN